From Etheostoma cragini isolate CJK2018 chromosome 14, CSU_Ecrag_1.0, whole genome shotgun sequence, the proteins below share one genomic window:
- the ppp1r10 gene encoding serine/threonine-protein phosphatase 1 regulatory subunit 10, whose translation MAGGPVDPREILKGVEALLGKDGELRSLEGVPKVFSLMKASTKMVSRCMYLSILLQTKSHDILNRFIRVGGYRMLNSWLTYSKGTNNTPLLQLILLTLQKLPLKVDHLKQNNTAKLVKQLSKSADTEELRKLASVLVEGWMATIRSQSVSSNVNSPAEKKKKKEEGKVLVPGVKEKSGDEEKKKEKPKAHAPSHTKIRSIGLEMDPPSLAPAKKPPAAPQLGDKYNIKPPVLKRPSTGPSDAPPQEKKYKPLNMPSNSAKEIKVKIIPAQPMECTGFLDALNSAPVPGIKIKKKKPGAVSPANTKAVSPTSNKASPFDSKPSAYSSTSAKPSSPESSASIPPGDESQEPEQPGTPVPSEDTELSDNGEKPNALAEPRGEEESLTKKGKKKKTVHWAEEEQLKHYFYFDLDETERVNVNKIKDFGEAAKRELMMDRQMFETARRTSHDTMEERVPWTPPRPLTLTGSLVIYGANSTEKLTQRDREMGILQEIFLSKESVPDSPHEPDPEPYEPMPPRLIPLDEDSSMPDDGYVEPMDTSSQQGSGLAQSESSKLPPVLANLMGNLSTNSRSPVAPNAASSPVAPTVNVQELLSSIMGASGNQSTEDLIKQPNFSDKIKQLLGSLQQTQNQGGPPPVNPGLLGHGPGMNNMNNMNMNMNMHMQMPMNGGYPPNNPPGGPRFNHPPPPHNHGPPFNPGGGPRMMGPPPGQGRGDNGNYWGDESMRGGPHRGVHFHRGGRGRGGGEPGFRGRGRGGPRGGHNNMNDMSKRPVCRHFMMKGSCRYESNCAFYHPGVNGPPLPPNHPAHNHPPQHGH comes from the exons CCTGATGAAAGCTTCCACAAAGATGGTCAGTAGATGTATGTACCTGAGCATCCTACTGCAGACCAAATCCCATGATATTCTCAACAG GTTTATCAGAGTCGGTGGCTACAGGATGCTCAACTCGTGGCTCACCTACTCCAAAGGCACCAACAACACACCGCTCTTGCAGCTCATCCTGCTTACGCTACAGAAGCTGCCACTCAAAGTGGACCACCTCAAACAG AACAATACAGCCAAGCTGGTAAAGCAGCTCAGCAAGAGTGCAGACACTGAAG AGCTGAGGAAGTTGGCGTCTGTGCTAGTAGAAGGCTGGATGGCTACAATCCGCTCCCAGAGTGTCTCAAGCAATGTCAACTCTCCTGCTG aaaagaagaagaagaaagaggagggcAAGGTGCTGGTGCCGGGTGTGAAGGAAAAAAGTGGGgatgaggagaagaagaaggagaaaccTAAAGCTCATGCACCCAGCCACACAAAAATCCGCTCCATAG GATTGGAGATGGACCCCCCCAGTCTGGCCCCTGCTAAGAAGCCGCCGGCTGCCCCCCAGCTGGGTGACAAATACAACATCAAACCTCCAGTTCTCAAGAGGCCCag CACTGGCCCATCAGACGCTCCACCTCAGGAGAAAAAATACAAGCCTCTCAACATGCCCTCTAACTCTGCCAAAGAGATCAAAGTCAAGATCATTCCAGCACAGC CAATGGAGTGCACAGGCTTCCTAGATGCACTGAACTCTGCCCCTGTGCCCGGTATCAAGatcaagaagaagaagcctGGTGCTGTTAGTCCAGCTAACACCAAGGCTGTCTCCCCCACGTCTAACAAG GCAAGTCCATTTGACAGCAAACCCTCTGCGTATTCTTCAACTTCTGCTAAGCCATCGTCTCCAGAAAGTTCGGCCTCCATTCCTCCAGGGGATGAGAGCCAGGAGCCAGAGCAGCCCGGGACCCCCGTCCCGTCTGAGGACACAGAGCTCTCTGACAACG gtgagAAGCCCAACGCTCTGGCAGAACCCCggggagaagaagagagctTGACAAAGAAgggcaagaagaagaagacggtCCACTGGGCGGAAGAGGAGCAGCTTAAACACTACTTCTACTTTGATCTGGACGAGACCGAGAGAG TCAACGTCAACAAGATTAAGGACTTTGGAGAGGCGGCCAAACGAGAGCTGATGATGGACAGGCAGATGTTTGAGACGGCCCGTCGAACCTCCCATGACACCATGGAAGAGAGGGTCCCCTGGACCCCCCCAAGGCCACTGACGCTGACCGGCAGCCTGGTCATCTATGGGGCCAACAGCACCGAGAAGCTGACCCAGAGAGACCGCGAGATGGGCATTCTGCAGGAGATCTTCCTCAGCAAAGAGAG TGTGCCTGACAGTCCGCATGAACCAGACCCAGAGCCGTATGAACCCATGCCTCCCCGTCTTATCCCTCTGGATGAG GACTCGTCCATGCCGGATGACGGCTACGTGGAGCCCATGGACACGAGCTCCCAGCAGGGCTCTGGCCTGGCCCAGAGCGAGAGCTCCAAGCTGCCCCCGGTCCTGGCCAATCTCATGGGCAACCTGAGCACCAACTCACGCAGCCCCGTGGCCCCCAACGCTGCCAGCAGCCCCGTGGCCCCCACTGTCAACGTGCAGGAGCTGCTCTCCTCCATCATG GGTGCGTCTGGGAACCAGTCGACTGAAGACCTGATCAAGCAGCCCAACTTTTCAGACAAGATCAAGCAGCTCCTGGGCTCCCTGCAGCAGACCCAGAACCAGGGTGGACCTCCCCCAG tcAACCCGGGTTTGCTGGGCCACGGACCAGGCATGAACAATATGAACAACATGAATATGAACatgaacatgcacatgcagaTGCCCATGAACGGTGGCTACCCCCCCAACAACCCGCCTGGCGGCCCTCGCTTCAaccaccctccacccccccacaACCATGGCCCACCCTTCAACCCTGGCGGAGGCCCGCGCATGATGGGGCCACCCCCTGGCCAGGGCCGGGGGGACAACGGCAACTACTGGGGAGATGAATCCATGAGGGGCGGGCCTCACAGAGGGGTCCACTTCCACCGAGGAGGACGGGgccgaggaggaggagagccgGGCTTCAGGGGCCGAGGACGAGGGGGGCCCAGAGGAGGACACAACAACATGAACG ATATGTCCAAGAGGCCTGTGTGTCGTCACTTCATGATGAAGGGAAGCTGTAGGTATGAGAGCAACTGTGCTTTCTACCACCCGGGTGTCAACGGACCCCCCTTGCCCCCCAACCATCCTGCACACAACCACCCCCCCCAGCATGGACACTAG